One genomic region from Leifsonia sp. Root1293 encodes:
- the rfbD gene encoding dTDP-4-dehydrorhamnose reductase: protein MTRYLVTGASGMLGHDLVDALDGRDTTALTRADLDITDLAAVRRAAAGHDVIINASAYTAVDDAETHEEDAHAVNALGAANLARVAAELSARFVQFSTDYVFDGTATSPYAESEPLRPVSAYGRTKAAGERSALELHPAGTVIIRTAWLYGVNGANFARTMLAIAAQRETWSVVDDQVGQPTWTRDLARRTVELLDSDAPAGIYHGTNSGATSWYGFARAVLEDAGLDPERITPTDSASFRRPAPRPAYSVLGHDGWALAGLPPMRDWRAALDEASSLGVFS, encoded by the coding sequence ATGACCCGCTACCTCGTGACCGGGGCATCCGGCATGCTCGGCCACGACCTCGTCGACGCCCTCGATGGTCGGGACACGACGGCGCTCACGCGCGCCGACCTCGACATCACCGACCTCGCCGCCGTGCGGAGAGCCGCTGCCGGGCACGACGTGATCATCAACGCCTCCGCCTACACCGCGGTCGACGACGCCGAGACCCATGAGGAGGACGCGCACGCCGTGAACGCCCTCGGCGCCGCGAACCTGGCCCGGGTCGCGGCGGAGCTCTCGGCACGCTTCGTGCAGTTCTCCACGGACTACGTCTTCGACGGGACGGCGACATCGCCCTACGCGGAGTCCGAGCCGCTGCGTCCGGTGTCGGCCTACGGTCGCACGAAGGCGGCCGGCGAGCGATCGGCCCTCGAGCTGCATCCGGCAGGCACCGTCATCATCCGCACGGCCTGGCTCTACGGCGTGAACGGCGCCAACTTCGCACGCACGATGCTCGCCATCGCCGCCCAGCGGGAGACCTGGAGCGTCGTCGACGACCAGGTCGGTCAGCCGACGTGGACCCGCGACCTGGCGCGTCGCACCGTGGAGCTTCTCGATTCCGACGCCCCCGCCGGGATCTACCACGGCACGAACAGCGGAGCGACGAGCTGGTACGGGTTCGCCAGGGCCGTCCTCGAGGACGCTGGCCTCGATCCGGAGCGGATCACCCCGACCGACAGCGCGTCGTTCCGGCGTCCTGCGCCCCGACCGGCGTACTCGGTGCTCGGGCACGACGGCTGGGCTCTGGCCGGCCTGCCGCCGATGCGCGACTGGCGTGCCGCTCTCGACGAGGCATCCTCACTCGGCGTCTTCTCCTGA
- the rfbB gene encoding dTDP-glucose 4,6-dehydratase has translation MKILVTGGAGFIGSNFVRRTLQDAYPGLEGADVVVLDALTYSGNLANLTPVADSPRYSFVHGDIRNGALLDELFPGLDAVVHFAAESHVDRSVRDASIFVETNVLGTQQLLDAALRHGLPRFLHVSTDEVYGSIAEGSWDEQRALEPNSPYSASKAGSDLLARSYHRTHGLDVSITRCSNNYGPYHFPEKVIPLFVTNLIDDRHVPLYGTGENIRDWLHVDDHTRGIAMVLVNGRAGEIYNIGGGTELSNTELTQLLLDATGKDWSFVDRVADRLGHDLRYSVDISKIRAELGYEPLVPFEQGLADVVQWYRDNRDWWEPLKARAELR, from the coding sequence ATGAAGATCCTCGTCACCGGTGGGGCCGGTTTCATCGGCTCGAACTTCGTGCGGCGCACACTGCAGGACGCGTATCCGGGTCTCGAGGGCGCCGACGTGGTCGTCCTCGATGCCCTCACCTACTCGGGCAACCTGGCGAATCTCACTCCGGTGGCCGACTCGCCGCGCTACAGCTTCGTGCACGGCGACATCCGGAATGGCGCACTGCTCGACGAGCTCTTCCCCGGCCTCGACGCCGTCGTGCACTTCGCAGCGGAGAGCCACGTCGATCGCTCAGTGCGCGACGCGAGCATCTTCGTCGAGACGAACGTGCTCGGTACGCAGCAACTCCTCGACGCCGCGCTGCGCCACGGCCTCCCGCGCTTCCTGCACGTCTCCACCGACGAGGTGTACGGCTCCATCGCGGAAGGGTCGTGGGATGAGCAGCGGGCTCTCGAACCCAATTCCCCGTACTCGGCATCGAAGGCCGGGAGCGACCTGCTCGCCCGCTCGTACCACCGCACGCACGGCCTCGACGTGTCGATCACCCGCTGCTCGAACAATTACGGGCCGTACCACTTCCCCGAGAAGGTCATCCCGCTCTTCGTCACGAACCTCATCGACGACAGGCACGTGCCGCTGTACGGCACCGGCGAGAACATCCGCGACTGGCTGCACGTCGACGATCACACCCGCGGCATCGCGATGGTGCTCGTGAACGGCCGCGCCGGCGAGATCTACAACATCGGCGGAGGAACCGAGCTCAGCAACACCGAGCTCACCCAGCTGCTCCTCGACGCGACGGGCAAGGACTGGTCCTTCGTCGACCGCGTCGCCGACCGTCTCGGCCACGACCTCCGCTACTCGGTCGACATCTCCAAGATCCGCGCCGAGCTCGGCTACGAGCCGCTGGTGCCGTTCGAGCAGGGCCTCGCCGATGTCGTGCAGTGGTACCGCGACAACCGCGACTGGTGGGAACCCCTGAAGGCGCGCGCGGAGCTCCGATGA
- a CDS encoding class I SAM-dependent methyltransferase, protein MGGIEPDAQRAWIDETSYWSPKWLVPSAWHEHAPFAFWLINAIRPARLVELGTHNGFSFFVFCEALKRLGLSAEVNALDTWVGDEHAGRYSESVFESVSRISADDYPDLAILKRGFFDDFVDQTPDRSIDLLHIDGRHRLEDVRHDFTTWLPKMSSRGVVVFHDTAEHKADFGVWKFWAEVSALYPAFQFDHGHGLGVLAVGSDVPVPLGAFLSAARTDRDVIISTYHELGARVGRSAAMKRQLAIARSERDGLNVEAEDLRRDVEALSREISELRSSTSWKFTAPMRAVSGYLRPGRK, encoded by the coding sequence ATGGGCGGTATCGAACCGGATGCACAGCGCGCGTGGATTGACGAGACGTCGTACTGGTCGCCCAAGTGGTTGGTGCCATCTGCTTGGCACGAGCACGCGCCGTTCGCGTTCTGGCTCATCAACGCAATTCGTCCCGCTCGCCTCGTTGAACTGGGAACGCACAACGGGTTCTCGTTCTTCGTATTCTGCGAGGCTCTCAAGCGTCTTGGGCTCAGCGCCGAAGTCAATGCACTGGACACTTGGGTGGGTGACGAGCACGCAGGTCGCTACAGCGAGAGCGTCTTCGAATCGGTGAGTCGCATCAGCGCCGACGACTATCCCGATCTTGCCATTCTCAAGCGTGGTTTTTTCGACGATTTCGTCGATCAGACTCCGGATCGGAGCATCGACCTTCTCCACATCGACGGTCGCCATCGACTCGAGGATGTGAGGCACGACTTCACCACGTGGTTGCCCAAGATGTCGAGCCGCGGTGTGGTGGTCTTCCACGACACCGCTGAGCACAAGGCCGACTTCGGGGTGTGGAAGTTCTGGGCGGAGGTGAGCGCCCTTTATCCTGCCTTCCAATTCGACCATGGGCACGGGCTCGGAGTTCTCGCAGTCGGGTCAGACGTGCCGGTCCCGCTGGGCGCATTCCTCTCCGCTGCACGCACCGATCGTGACGTGATCATCTCCACGTATCACGAACTAGGCGCACGGGTCGGCCGGTCTGCGGCGATGAAGCGACAGCTTGCGATCGCCCGGTCTGAACGGGACGGGCTCAACGTCGAGGCGGAAGACCTCCGTCGCGACGTCGAAGCTCTCAGTCGCGAGATCTCGGAATTGCGGTCGAGCACGAGCTGGAAGTTCACTGCACCGATGCGCGCGGTGTCAGGCTACCTGCGGCCGGGCCGGAAGTAG
- a CDS encoding dTDP-4-dehydrorhamnose 3,5-epimerase family protein, giving the protein MQIRELNVPDSYEVIPKIFGDDRGVFLEWYRFDRLEERIGHPLSLAQANTSVSKRGVVRGIHFADIPPSQAKYVTATHGSVLDFVIDIRVGSPTFGEWDSVLLDDVDRKAIYISEGLGHCFVALTENATVSYLVTAPFAAQREHGIDPLDREIALDFGLDADSLLLSQKDTDAPSLAEAAASGLLPSWDDARSFYESLNRGV; this is encoded by the coding sequence GTGCAGATCCGTGAACTCAACGTGCCCGACAGCTACGAAGTGATCCCGAAGATCTTCGGTGACGATCGCGGCGTGTTCCTCGAGTGGTACAGGTTCGACAGGCTCGAGGAGAGGATCGGGCATCCACTCTCCCTCGCCCAGGCGAACACCTCGGTGTCGAAGCGAGGTGTTGTGCGCGGCATCCATTTCGCCGACATCCCGCCCAGCCAGGCGAAGTACGTGACCGCGACCCATGGGTCGGTGCTCGACTTCGTGATCGACATCAGGGTCGGATCGCCGACCTTCGGCGAGTGGGACTCCGTGCTGCTGGACGACGTCGACAGGAAGGCGATCTACATCTCCGAGGGACTCGGACACTGCTTCGTGGCGCTCACCGAGAACGCCACCGTCAGCTATCTCGTGACCGCGCCGTTCGCGGCGCAGCGCGAGCACGGCATCGACCCGCTCGACCGTGAGATCGCGCTCGACTTCGGTCTCGACGCCGACTCCCTGCTGCTGTCGCAGAAGGACACGGATGCGCCCAGCCTGGCCGAGGCTGCGGCATCCGGCCTGCTACCCAGTTGGGACGACGCGCGGAGCTTCTACGAGTCGCTTAACAGGGGAGTCTGA
- the rfbA gene encoding glucose-1-phosphate thymidylyltransferase RfbA codes for MRGIILAGGTGSRLWPITKGISKQLMPIFDKPMIYYPLSTLMMAGIREILIITSPEHADQFQALLGDGADLGLRLEYAVQPSPDGLAQAFIIGEEFIGDDSVALVLGDNIFHGAGLGTALQANATIDGALIFAYHVMDPGAYGVVEFDDEMRAVSIEEKPAAPKSNYAVPGLYFYDNSVIQIAKSITPSARGELEISAVNERYLSEGRLSVQMLDRGTAWLDTGTFASMMQASEYVRVIEERQGFKIGCIEEISWRAGWIDDDRVRRLADGLAKSGYGMYLSRLLGD; via the coding sequence ATGCGCGGCATCATCCTCGCCGGCGGTACCGGGTCTCGCCTCTGGCCGATCACCAAGGGCATCTCGAAACAGCTCATGCCCATCTTCGACAAGCCGATGATTTACTACCCGCTCTCGACGCTCATGATGGCCGGCATCAGGGAGATCCTCATCATCACGTCGCCGGAGCATGCCGATCAGTTTCAGGCCCTCCTCGGAGACGGCGCCGACCTCGGGCTGCGCCTCGAGTACGCTGTGCAGCCGTCACCGGATGGCCTGGCGCAGGCCTTCATCATTGGTGAGGAGTTCATCGGCGACGACTCCGTCGCCCTGGTGCTCGGTGACAACATCTTCCACGGAGCGGGACTGGGCACGGCGCTGCAGGCCAACGCCACCATCGACGGTGCGCTCATCTTCGCGTACCACGTGATGGATCCCGGTGCCTACGGCGTCGTGGAGTTTGACGACGAGATGCGTGCGGTCTCGATCGAGGAGAAGCCCGCCGCGCCGAAGAGCAACTATGCCGTTCCCGGTCTCTACTTCTACGACAACAGCGTTATCCAGATCGCGAAGTCGATCACGCCGAGCGCACGCGGAGAACTCGAGATCAGTGCCGTGAACGAGCGCTATCTCTCGGAGGGGAGGCTGAGCGTGCAGATGCTCGACCGCGGAACGGCCTGGCTCGACACCGGGACCTTCGCGTCGATGATGCAGGCCTCTGAGTACGTGCGCGTGATCGAGGAGCGACAGGGCTTCAAGATCGGCTGCATCGAGGAGATCTCCTGGCGCGCAGGCTGGATCGACGACGACAGGGTGCGCCGGCTCGCCGACGGCCTCGCCAAGAGCGGCTACGGCATGTACCTTAGTCGCCTGCTCGGCGACTGA
- a CDS encoding glycosyltransferase produces MTDSVVLHKVVFPTTADPDVIPLYIDADEWTDVREERQPEAAAVKHRRGPVPAETFTTPLRISHINAVTMIDGRRGITVPAGLRVSLGTYFNAFPASYWQRWTTLTGIRLTVETTGVGDVSVYRSNARGVVQTVASAHVDGDGVTSSFDLALDNFLDGGWYWFDLVSYGTPFSLTQADWRAPENAPAPTTGGNLTVSITTLNRTAYCVGLLETIGGDADTLLGIDEVLVIDQGSDKIRDHARFGEAEKALGGRLRLIEQDNVGGSGGFSRGMLEASTKGDSDFLLLLDDDVAIEPEGIRRALQFARYCSSPTIVGGHMFDMYDKTKLHAFAEVVDRWTFMWNPATPDRHDFSSSNLRQTTWMHRRFDVDYNGWWMSLIPMKIIREIGLSLPVFIKWDDAEYSLRAADHGYRTVSLPGSSVWHVSWVDKDDSHDWQAFFHARNRLVAALLHSPHKKGGRLVMSNLANDIRYVLTLDYYAVTLRQLAYESVLAGPGSLHGELKTRLPSIRGRAKEFRESVAEKDPAAFAEFPPTAFFGPNPMNDGTRPTGSKLLRVVARNSTRHWFRKVDPRAVQNPQTHLPHNTPWWKMPSLDSFLMSNAEGSGVTWHVRDRATFRSLLSSSVRRNRRIRSEWAALSADYRANLDTIVSAETWADTLGVDLEAIRAKAVADAASTVTADAAPAAVVKPRAKRKPPASKAAQKPLAQD; encoded by the coding sequence GTGACCGACTCCGTCGTCCTCCACAAGGTCGTCTTCCCGACCACCGCCGACCCCGATGTCATCCCGCTGTACATCGACGCAGACGAGTGGACCGACGTGCGCGAGGAGCGCCAGCCCGAGGCTGCAGCGGTCAAGCACCGCCGCGGACCGGTTCCGGCCGAGACGTTCACGACCCCGCTGCGCATCTCGCACATCAACGCCGTCACCATGATCGACGGCCGTCGCGGCATCACGGTGCCTGCCGGGCTGCGCGTCTCCCTGGGCACGTACTTCAACGCCTTCCCGGCAAGCTACTGGCAGCGCTGGACCACTCTGACCGGCATCCGACTCACCGTCGAGACCACGGGCGTCGGCGACGTCTCGGTCTACAGGTCGAACGCGCGCGGAGTCGTGCAGACAGTCGCGTCGGCCCACGTCGACGGTGACGGCGTGACCTCGAGCTTCGACCTGGCCCTCGACAACTTCCTCGACGGCGGCTGGTACTGGTTCGACCTGGTCTCCTACGGCACCCCGTTCTCGCTCACCCAGGCCGACTGGCGGGCGCCCGAGAACGCTCCGGCGCCCACGACGGGCGGCAACCTCACGGTGTCGATCACGACGCTCAACCGCACCGCGTACTGCGTGGGGCTGCTCGAGACGATCGGTGGAGACGCCGACACACTGCTCGGCATCGACGAGGTTCTCGTGATCGACCAGGGCAGCGACAAGATCCGCGACCATGCCCGCTTCGGCGAGGCGGAGAAGGCCCTGGGCGGGCGACTCAGACTCATCGAACAGGACAACGTCGGCGGCTCCGGCGGATTCTCGCGCGGCATGCTCGAGGCGTCGACCAAGGGCGATTCCGACTTCCTGCTGCTGCTCGACGACGACGTCGCCATCGAGCCCGAAGGCATCCGGCGAGCGCTGCAGTTCGCGCGCTACTGCTCCTCCCCCACCATCGTGGGCGGCCACATGTTCGACATGTACGACAAGACCAAGCTTCACGCCTTCGCCGAGGTCGTCGACCGCTGGACGTTCATGTGGAACCCGGCCACCCCCGACCGCCACGACTTCAGCTCGTCGAACCTCCGCCAGACGACGTGGATGCACCGCCGTTTCGACGTCGACTACAACGGCTGGTGGATGAGCCTCATCCCCATGAAGATCATCCGCGAGATCGGGCTGTCCCTGCCCGTCTTCATCAAGTGGGACGACGCCGAGTACTCTCTGCGCGCGGCCGACCACGGCTATCGGACGGTGAGCCTGCCCGGCTCCTCGGTGTGGCATGTGTCGTGGGTGGACAAGGACGACTCGCACGACTGGCAGGCGTTCTTCCACGCCCGCAACCGCCTGGTCGCTGCCCTCCTGCACTCGCCGCACAAGAAGGGCGGCAGGCTCGTCATGAGCAACCTGGCGAACGACATCAGGTACGTGCTCACGCTCGATTACTACGCGGTCACCCTGCGCCAGCTCGCGTACGAGAGCGTTCTCGCCGGCCCCGGTTCCCTGCACGGCGAGCTCAAGACCCGTCTGCCCTCCATCCGCGGCCGGGCCAAAGAGTTCCGGGAGTCGGTGGCGGAGAAGGACCCGGCGGCATTCGCCGAGTTCCCGCCGACGGCGTTCTTCGGCCCGAACCCGATGAACGACGGCACGCGCCCGACTGGATCGAAGCTCCTGCGCGTCGTCGCCCGCAACAGCACGAGGCACTGGTTCCGCAAGGTCGACCCGCGGGCCGTCCAGAATCCGCAGACCCACCTCCCCCACAACACCCCGTGGTGGAAGATGCCGTCGCTGGACAGCTTCCTGATGAGCAACGCCGAAGGGTCGGGCGTCACCTGGCACGTGCGCGATCGCGCCACGTTCCGGTCGCTGCTCAGCTCGAGCGTGCGCCGCAACCGCCGCATCCGCAGCGAGTGGGCCGCCCTCAGCGCCGACTACCGCGCCAACCTCGACACCATCGTGTCAGCCGAGACCTGGGCCGACACACTCGGCGTCGACCTCGAGGCGATCAGGGCGAAGGCCGTGGCGGATGCGGCATCGACCGTCACCGCCGATGCGGCTCCCGCCGCCGTCGTCAAGCCGCGGGCCAAGCGCAAGCCGCCCGCGAGCAAGGCCGCGCAGAAGCCGCTCGCCCAGGACTGA
- the glf gene encoding UDP-galactopyranose mutase, whose translation MQVDLLVVGAGFFGLTVAERAAEELGLKVMVIDRRSHIGGNAYSAPDPETGIEVHQYGAHLFHTSNKSVWDYVNRFTQFTDYRHRVYTEYHGEVYPLPINLGTINQFFRSAHSPAEARALIAEQAKEFSTADAANLEEKGISLIGRPLYEAFIRDYTSKQWQTPATELPAEVISRLPVRYTYDNRYFNDTYEGLPVDGYTAWIEKMADHPNIEVRLDTDFFDESQEWNKAATVGRLPIVYTGPIDRYFDYEGGELSWRTLDFEREVVETGDFQGTPVMNYADADVPYTRIHEFRHFHPERDWYPKDRTVIMREYSRFASHDDEPYYPVNTAADREALLAYRELQSGEDAVFFGGRLGTYQYLDMHMAIGSALSMFQNKLVPHFASTRA comes from the coding sequence ATGCAGGTCGATCTTCTCGTCGTCGGTGCCGGATTCTTCGGACTGACCGTGGCCGAGAGGGCCGCTGAAGAGCTCGGCCTCAAGGTGATGGTCATCGATCGTCGCTCTCACATCGGCGGGAACGCCTACAGTGCACCCGATCCGGAGACCGGCATCGAGGTGCACCAGTACGGCGCTCACCTCTTCCACACCTCGAACAAGTCGGTGTGGGACTACGTCAACCGCTTCACCCAGTTCACCGACTACCGCCACCGCGTCTACACCGAGTACCACGGCGAGGTCTACCCGCTGCCGATCAACCTCGGCACCATCAACCAGTTCTTCCGATCGGCCCACTCGCCGGCCGAGGCGCGCGCGCTCATCGCCGAGCAGGCGAAGGAATTCTCCACCGCCGACGCCGCGAACCTCGAGGAGAAGGGCATCTCGCTCATCGGGCGTCCGCTCTACGAGGCCTTCATCCGGGACTACACCTCGAAGCAGTGGCAGACGCCGGCCACCGAGCTGCCGGCGGAGGTCATCAGCCGCCTCCCCGTTCGGTACACCTACGACAACCGCTACTTCAACGACACCTACGAGGGCCTGCCGGTCGACGGCTACACCGCGTGGATCGAGAAGATGGCCGACCACCCCAACATCGAGGTGCGCCTGGACACCGACTTCTTCGACGAGTCGCAGGAGTGGAACAAGGCGGCGACCGTGGGTCGCCTTCCCATCGTCTACACCGGCCCCATCGACAGGTACTTCGACTACGAGGGCGGCGAGCTGTCGTGGCGCACGCTCGACTTCGAGCGGGAGGTCGTCGAGACCGGCGACTTCCAGGGCACCCCCGTCATGAACTACGCCGACGCCGACGTGCCGTACACGCGCATCCACGAGTTCCGCCACTTCCACCCCGAGCGCGACTGGTACCCCAAGGACAGGACCGTCATCATGCGGGAGTACTCGCGCTTCGCGTCGCACGACGACGAGCCGTACTACCCCGTCAACACAGCGGCCGACCGCGAAGCGCTCCTGGCCTACCGCGAGCTGCAGTCCGGGGAGGATGCCGTGTTCTTCGGCGGACGCCTCGGCACCTACCAGTACCTCGACATGCACATGGCCATCGGTTCGGCGCTGTCGATGTTCCAGAACAAGCTGGTCCCGCACTTCGCATCCACCCGGGCCTGA